In a single window of the Antennarius striatus isolate MH-2024 chromosome 3, ASM4005453v1, whole genome shotgun sequence genome:
- the arid3c gene encoding AT-rich interactive domain-containing protein 3A, producing the protein MSFPLGMFQLELVPLTPLHKIRQYSPVLPPPHSLIHATFAMSSEDFCMWHVSELHWKSVVWKQGSFSSAGIHPYQTPQTSSHTAPPGVPAHHPVIGGTKLEAVMENLQRQQAARLAIEEKLRQSETAKDLRSAVESQIYPHAPAFRHYRAAMRGAGVANSSVRVTTLPHMDVPRDSDDGNSTRVDSDDKECVEEDHDMEERNIMNEDDEGKDCVTLNHFPHQQSPLRVTSLAPQSAAMYLMARVPSAFAPARRAESPSAQTQSQHHDWTYEEQFKQLYELDDDEKRKDFLDDLFTFMQKRGTPVNRIPIMAKQVLDLYMLYKLVTEKGGLVEVINKKIWREITKGLNLPTSITSAAFTLRTQYMKYLYPYECEKRGLSSPSELQAAIDSNRREGRRQSFSSTIFNYSPVGTPTLLPPPKIHVSHLSMPSHNGVHLSQVPVIKKEESMSQMALPRSQNDHHTAAVTGQASAAHAVAAIQAAALEQLREKLESGEPPEKRKMMVGEEQQRIMQHAFQQNLLAMATQLPLNIKVNNRDDRQETALNLSTNGISSINMSIEINGVVYTGVLFAKQLAIAAMTGHRGRHGNSQAQGKRSPTQFQPTCSLSSSSSSSSFHGLGNSSP; encoded by the exons ATGTCCTTCCCCTTGGGCATGTTTCAGCTGGAGCTTGTTCCGCTGACACCACTCCACAAAATCCGTCAgtactctcctgtactcccccctcctcactccctgatacatgccacatttGCGATGTCATCCGAGGATttctgcatgtggcatgtatccgagttacACTGGAAGTCCGTGGTGTGgaag CAAGGCTCTTTCTCGTCCGCCGGCATTCACCCGTACCAGACTCCCCAGACCTCCTCCCACACCGCGCCCCCGGGAGTCCCGGCCCACCACCCGGTGATCGGCGGCACGAAGCTGGAGGCGGTGATGGAGAACCTGCAACGGCAGCAGGCAGCGCGACTGGCAATAGAAGAGAAACTCCGGCAGTCGGAAACAGCGAAAGATCTCCGCTCCGCGGTGGAGTCCCAGATCTATCCCCACGCCCCGGCTTTCCGCCACTACCGGGCGGCGATGCGAGGCGCCGGAGTTGCCAACTCGTCCGTCCGAGTGACGACGCTCCCGCACATGGATGTTCCCAGAGACAGCGACGATGGCAACTCAACCAGAGTTGACAGCGATGATAAGGAATGTGTTGAAGAGGACCATGACATGGAAGAGCGTAACATTATGAACGAAGACGACGAGGGGAAAGACTGTGTCACGCTGAACCACTTCCCACATCAACAATCTCCGCTTCGCGTAACCTCCCTGGCTCCTCAGAGCGCCGCGATGTACCTCATGGCCCGGGTGCCATCGGCCTTCGCCCCGGCGCGACGAGCGGAGTCTCCATCGGCGCAAACCCAGTCCCAGCATCACGACTGGACCTACGAGGAGCAATTCAAACAG TTGTATGAAttggatgatgatgaaaaacgcAAAGACTTCCTTGATGACCTGTTCACTTTCATGCAGAAACGAG GGACTCCAGTGAATCGGATTCCTATCATGGCAAAGCAGGTGTTGGATCTCTACATGCTCTACAAGCTCGTCACAGAAAAGGGTGGATTAGTGGAAGTcattaataagaaaatatggCGTGAGATAACCAAAGGCCTTAACCTTCCTACCTCCATTACCAGTGCAGCTTTTACTCTTCGGACACA GTATATGAAGTACCTCTACCCGTATGAATGTGAGAAGCGAGGACTGAGCTCTCCTAGTGAGCTCCAGGCAGCTATTGACAGCAACCGGCGGGAGGGCCGTCGGCAGAGCTTCAGCTCCACCATCTTCAATTATTCTCCTGTTGGCACACCCACCCTCCTGCCCCCACCAAAGATACATGTGTCCCACTTATCCATGCCCTCTCACAATGGTGTTCATCTCTCCCAGGTGCCTGTCATCAAGAAAG aggAGTCCATGAGCCAAATGGCCCTCCCCAGGTCACAAAATGACCATCACACAGCAGCTGTGACCGGCCAGGCATCAGCAGCTCACGCAGTGGCAGCCATTCAGGCGGCAGCTCTGGAGCAGCTCAGAGAGAAGCTGGAGAGTGGTGAACCGCCGGAGAAGAGGAAAATGATGGTGGGAGAAGAACAACAGAGAATTATGCAGCATGCCTTTCAGCAGAACCTGCTAGCAATGGCCACCCAACTCCCCCTCAATATCAAAGTCAACAACAGAG ATGATAGACAAGAGACCGCATTGAACCTGTCTACCAACGGCATTAGCAGCATCAACATGTCAATAGAAATAAATGGAGTTGTCTACACAG GTGTCCTTTTTGCCAAGCAGTTGGCCATAGCTGCGATGACAGGACACCGTGGGAGACACGGCAACAGTCAGGCTCAGGGAAAGAGGAGTCCTACACAGTTCCAGCCCACCTGCTCCTTGTCCTCTTCGTCATCTTCTTCCTCGTTCCATGGACTCGGAAATTCTTCCCCTTGA